The Flavobacteriales bacterium genome includes a region encoding these proteins:
- a CDS encoding NAD(P) transhydrogenase subunit alpha → MEILDFLYKHMDMVYVVILSILLGVEVIANVPSVLHTPLMSGANAIHGVVIIGAIIIMGKAQSDDILALILGFLAVILGTLNVVGGFVVTDRMLEMFKKKPAKKD, encoded by the coding sequence ATGGAAATTCTCGATTTTCTTTACAAACATATGGATATGGTCTATGTGGTGATCCTGTCCATACTTCTCGGTGTGGAAGTGATTGCGAATGTGCCTTCGGTACTTCATACACCACTGATGTCAGGCGCCAACGCCATTCACGGTGTGGTTATCATCGGTGCTATTATTATTATGGGTAAAGCCCAAAGTGATGATATCCTCGCGCTTATACTCGGCTTTCTTGCGGTGATCCTCGGAACACTCAACGTGGTCGGAGGGTTTGTTGTGACAGACCGGATGTTGGAAATGTTTAAGAAAAAACCTGCTAAAAAAGACTAA